A single genomic interval of Lusitaniella coriacea LEGE 07157 harbors:
- a CDS encoding DUF1499 domain-containing protein — MFSGKRPSNLGVTNSKLASCPGTPNCVNSQSEKPQEKIEPLPLVAIADLKSLIENLERTNIVEATNDYLYAEFTSKLMGFVDDVEFYRDTNANVIHVRSASRLGKSDLGVNRQRVEMIREKLQG, encoded by the coding sequence ATGTTTTCAGGTAAAAGACCGAGCAACTTAGGAGTGACAAACAGCAAGCTAGCTTCTTGTCCCGGTACGCCCAACTGCGTCAACTCCCAAAGCGAGAAACCCCAAGAAAAAATCGAACCGCTTCCCCTTGTCGCGATCGCGGATTTAAAATCCCTAATTGAAAATTTAGAGCGCACGAACATTGTCGAAGCCACCAATGACTACCTCTACGCTGAATTTACCAGCAAGTTAATGGGGTTTGTGGACGATGTTGAATTCTACCGCGACACCAACGCCAACGTTATCCACGTCCGTTCTGCATCGCGTTTGGGAAAATCGGATTTAGGCGTGAATCGCCAGCGCGTCGAAATGATTCGCGAAAAATTGCAAGGATAA
- a CDS encoding GNAT family N-acetyltransferase has product MKTHSFCSNRVPQNISGMAIRGAGTEDIGRLAEVLAESFHPPVGLMYWAYPFLKLGIYEDLRLRLQAGSPHYLCLAAIIPYPTSFAATYPAENHPVLAAAPISGSLNTSVVVAGTIEIALRSSGIGGGVQYPYISNLAVGQCYRRRGIARKLLLSCEPTALEWGFRDIYLHVLESNEPAQQLYLTSGYQLHRIESGVGNWLLNRPRRLLLHKHLK; this is encoded by the coding sequence TTGAAAACGCATTCCTTTTGCTCCAATCGCGTTCCCCAGAATATTTCTGGAATGGCGATTCGCGGTGCTGGAACCGAAGATATTGGTCGCCTTGCAGAGGTACTAGCAGAAAGCTTTCATCCCCCTGTGGGGTTGATGTACTGGGCTTATCCTTTCCTGAAATTAGGCATCTATGAGGATTTGCGCCTGCGCTTGCAAGCAGGTTCTCCCCATTATCTCTGTTTGGCAGCAATTATCCCCTATCCGACTTCCTTCGCCGCCACCTACCCAGCAGAAAACCATCCAGTGCTAGCCGCCGCACCGATATCGGGTTCTCTCAACACCTCTGTGGTTGTCGCCGGAACAATCGAGATAGCTTTGCGTTCTTCGGGAATCGGGGGTGGAGTGCAATATCCTTACATTTCTAACTTAGCAGTGGGTCAATGTTACCGGCGGCGAGGCATTGCTCGCAAATTACTCCTCAGTTGCGAACCGACTGCTTTGGAATGGGGGTTTCGAGATATTTATTTGCACGTCTTAGAAAGTAACGAGCCGGCGCAACAATTATATTTGACGAGTGGCTATCAATTGCACCGCATTGAATCGGGTGTTGGGAATTGGTTATTGAATCGCCCGCGCCGCCTGCTATTGCACAAACATCTAAAGTGA
- a CDS encoding polysaccharide pyruvyl transferase family protein: MDSIINCHVIDPKNIGDLLSCPLNYFTFPGYHTEKADIRQIDAEAARGKHLIIGGGGLLYSRFLTDILNSASHREGKKLIAWGIGQQVYKPFTTEDIKAFDYSQYLDDFDLIGIRDIDTPYNWVPCASCMHSAFDKKREVKHEYVVFSHKKFQIKIDDFPRITNESKSFEEVLDFLGSGETILTSSYHGAYWGTLLGRKVLAFPFSSKFYTLKHKPAIHPLDKWRQDRKRFYLFNKLVYEFRYKNKFSCALENWQNALKDCQLYPESLEESRSRNQWYYNEILEHLAD; the protein is encoded by the coding sequence ATGGATTCAATAATTAATTGTCACGTTATTGACCCGAAGAATATCGGCGATTTACTCTCTTGCCCTCTTAACTACTTTACATTTCCAGGCTATCATACCGAAAAAGCGGATATTCGACAGATCGATGCAGAAGCAGCACGAGGAAAGCATCTCATTATTGGAGGAGGTGGGTTGCTCTATTCGAGGTTTTTAACAGATATTTTGAATTCTGCAAGTCATCGGGAAGGGAAAAAACTGATTGCTTGGGGAATTGGTCAGCAAGTTTATAAACCTTTCACCACTGAAGATATTAAAGCTTTTGATTATTCTCAATATTTAGATGATTTCGATCTCATTGGAATTCGAGATATTGACACTCCCTATAATTGGGTTCCTTGTGCGAGTTGTATGCACTCAGCCTTTGACAAAAAAAGAGAAGTAAAACATGAATACGTCGTTTTTTCACACAAAAAGTTTCAAATTAAGATCGATGACTTCCCGCGTATCACGAATGAATCCAAAAGTTTTGAGGAAGTGTTAGATTTTTTGGGTTCGGGAGAAACAATTTTAACCAGTTCCTATCACGGCGCATACTGGGGAACTTTATTAGGGAGAAAAGTCTTAGCTTTTCCCTTTAGCAGTAAGTTTTATACGCTCAAACATAAACCCGCAATTCACCCTCTTGATAAGTGGCGACAAGATCGAAAACGTTTTTACTTATTCAATAAATTAGTTTATGAGTTTCGTTATAAAAACAAATTTTCTTGCGCTTTAGAAAACTGGCAAAATGCACTGAAAGATTGTCAGCTTTATCCCGAAAGCCTAGAAGAAAGTCGATCACGCAATCAGTGGTATTACAATGAGATCCTGGAGCATTTAGCCGATTAG
- a CDS encoding 2-succinylbenzoate--CoA ligase yields the protein MNNELLKSTEILEKCEEIKNQKWLIGHNFHQFDRTFQDFYQKFKHQEKRSKILLVESSSLRFLAIFLAAVAADCPLFLCNPNWRDREWEQVLQLVQPDIIVGQVNSSLPNFKYFKKYKFVSEYREIVIGRIHERWVQSSSTHKSQWDSSPPPHAIMIPTGGSSGKIRFAIHTWETLSASVRGFCQYFEQEKVNSFCVLPLYHVSGLMQFMRSFTTGGKLLLLPYKSLKSGEKSAIAPQDWFISLVPTQLQFLLKQDASWLAKFDTVLLGGAPAWDSLLNEARANKISLAPTYGMTETASQVMTLKPHDFLQKCDGIGRVLPHARVKILGSDGEQCKSYQTGIITLQGDSLFLGYYPQLNREKTFKTDDLGYFDDAGYFYVVGRNSRKIITGGENVFPAEVEAAILGTEWVKDVCAIGVRDRAWGEIIVAVYVPQSPKVPLDEVKSAIAPKLSRFKHPKEWIETQQLPRNDQGKVNYQAVREIALHSLAR from the coding sequence ATGAATAATGAATTATTAAAATCAACAGAAATATTAGAGAAGTGCGAGGAAATCAAAAATCAAAAATGGCTGATTGGTCATAATTTTCATCAATTCGATCGAACATTTCAAGATTTTTATCAAAAATTCAAACACCAAGAAAAACGCTCTAAGATTCTACTGGTAGAATCCAGTTCATTGCGCTTCCTCGCAATCTTCCTGGCAGCAGTAGCAGCAGACTGTCCTCTCTTTTTGTGCAATCCCAATTGGCGCGATCGCGAATGGGAACAAGTATTGCAGTTAGTCCAACCGGATATTATTGTCGGTCAAGTCAACTCTTCTTTACCCAATTTTAAATACTTCAAAAAATACAAATTTGTAAGCGAGTACAGAGAAATAGTTATCGGTCGGATTCATGAGAGATGGGTGCAATCTAGTTCTACTCATAAATCTCAATGGGATTCTTCTCCTCCCCCTCATGCCATTATGATTCCAACAGGCGGATCTTCGGGAAAAATCCGTTTTGCAATTCACACTTGGGAAACCCTATCAGCTTCCGTTCGCGGATTTTGTCAATACTTCGAGCAAGAAAAAGTGAATTCATTTTGCGTTCTGCCCCTTTATCATGTTAGTGGGTTAATGCAATTTATGCGCTCCTTTACCACAGGCGGAAAGTTATTGCTTTTGCCCTATAAGAGCTTGAAGTCAGGGGAAAAGAGCGCGATCGCGCCGCAAGATTGGTTTATCTCTTTAGTGCCAACACAATTACAGTTTCTCCTTAAACAAGATGCAAGTTGGCTGGCAAAATTCGATACAGTTCTTCTCGGTGGTGCGCCTGCTTGGGACTCGTTATTAAATGAGGCGAGAGCGAACAAAATTTCCCTTGCACCCACCTATGGAATGACGGAAACAGCTTCTCAAGTGATGACCTTAAAACCTCACGATTTCTTGCAAAAATGTGACGGAATTGGACGAGTTTTACCCCACGCTCGCGTTAAAATTCTGGGTTCTGATGGAGAGCAATGTAAAAGCTATCAAACGGGGATTATTACCCTTCAAGGCGATTCATTATTTTTAGGGTATTATCCTCAACTCAATCGAGAAAAAACCTTTAAAACAGATGACTTAGGATACTTTGACGATGCGGGATATTTTTATGTAGTGGGGCGCAATAGCCGCAAAATTATTACCGGGGGTGAAAATGTGTTTCCGGCGGAAGTTGAGGCGGCAATTTTAGGGACGGAATGGGTTAAAGATGTTTGTGCGATTGGGGTGCGCGATCGCGCGTGGGGTGAAATAATAGTTGCCGTGTACGTGCCTCAATCTCCCAAAGTACCCCTTGATGAAGTCAAAAGCGCGATCGCGCCAAAACTGAGCCGCTTCAAACACCCCAAAGAGTGGATTGAAACGCAACAGTTACCGCGCAACGACCAAGGCAAAGTAAACTATCAGGCAGTTAGGGAGATTGCCCTTCACTCGCTTGCACGCTAA
- a CDS encoding antibiotic biosynthesis monooxygenase family protein, whose protein sequence is MILEVAILDIKPDLASEFETAFKKASGIISTLPGYISHELQCCIETENRYILLVRWQTLEDHTIGFRQSPQYQEWRSLLHHFYDPFPVVEHYETVVQNNNRMASNTHHPEV, encoded by the coding sequence ATGATTTTAGAAGTTGCCATTCTTGATATTAAACCCGATCTAGCATCTGAATTTGAAACAGCTTTCAAAAAAGCTTCAGGCATTATTTCAACTCTACCCGGATATATTAGTCACGAACTCCAGTGTTGCATCGAAACAGAAAATCGTTATATTTTGCTAGTACGCTGGCAGACCTTAGAAGATCATACAATTGGATTTCGACAATCGCCTCAATATCAAGAATGGCGTTCCTTACTGCACCACTTTTATGACCCCTTTCCCGTTGTAGAACACTACGAAACTGTCGTGCAAAATAATAACAGGATGGCAAGCAATACTCACCATCCAGAAGTCTAG
- a CDS encoding response regulator, with protein sequence MKSKARASKKPKILVVDDEPDNLDLLYRTFYRDYKVLRAESGPVALELLAQTPDIAVIISDQRMPMMSGTELLSLAAVQYPDIIRIILTGYTDVEDLVEAINSGKVFKYVTKPWEAEHLKEIVSQALDTHSVLKVRTDELSRSLRRESLLNTVINTIRNAQLGRTEDSPLQQVLQTIVNTVGQVIGVDICILRPFEGKTLGKKSFVYQKSPESSEESIASNLKFTLWETREVEVIHDIATEERFNEVTEANSKNLEAFKNADICSTLIVPLIGQLDLVAVMALHRCGQPQSWNDDEIQLAVMVADQAALAISQARAYEQVESLAQREVLINTITTAIRSTLDPQEIFAAITQQLGISLDVDGCALSLWTEEDEFVRCVGLYEKDSRAVASEDCIDPALDASIEEESPDSNAHSSTDPSQLPQSVVPIAGNPVLQKLLNTQKPVVLPDMDAQETEPMKGEDLPLRLKTRALLVVPLLVDGNIIGSISLRQTSKPRRWNIADIELAQAVASQAAIAVQQSRLYQKTRQQAERLLELDRQKTEFFQNISHEFRTPLTLMIGPLESVTNRKQDLDCDRAQIVLRNSRRLLRLVNQLLDLQRLDAGRMQGNFCPCDLGDFIHHIVDTFRPYCEKKGLNLHAEIESCESVHLDVEKFDKVLYNLLSNAMKFTPVGGSIIVRLKMARGRICLQVRDTGIGIAASQLPFLFDRFRQAEGSINRSYEGTGLGLALVKEMVELHGGTVEVESIQAERASEEREGHSSTTLIANALQTGTTFTILLPTGIEHLPPEQVQDAPVEIQAARAAVELADLEAELIDIEQDTESDLEDAPLPDSNTSRVLVVDDNPDLRTYVSQILRSEGYYVRTARNGEEGFERVKTDRPHLVVTDLMMPKVSGIDLIRLVRNEPEYKGTPIILLTAKADEASRIEGTEQGADSYLSKPFNDRELLAEVRNLLSLKENEKRVQELNQYLTESVLSRFLPPTMVQRAAQGELTLDLQPEPRLVTILFSDIVGFTPLSNTLQSRGIAQVLNEYLEAMTEVIFANGGTVDKFMGDAIVALFGPPEELEPNVQVERAIAAARGMIVALEKLNRRWQEQGILGNGVPLVQFRCGIHQGTAVVGMFGSNQRSDYTAIGPAVNIASRLQEAANPNSILVSAEVADYLQDSELSKCNPLKLKGIDGTVLGCLVSVTQA encoded by the coding sequence ATGAAATCCAAAGCGAGAGCGAGTAAAAAACCGAAAATTCTGGTCGTTGATGACGAACCCGATAATCTCGATCTACTTTACCGGACGTTCTATCGAGACTACAAAGTGTTGCGGGCAGAAAGTGGGCCGGTTGCGCTGGAATTGCTGGCTCAAACGCCGGATATTGCCGTGATCATTTCCGATCAACGAATGCCGATGATGAGCGGGACGGAGTTACTCAGCCTCGCAGCAGTCCAATATCCGGATATTATTCGCATCATCTTAACGGGATATACCGATGTTGAAGATCTCGTTGAAGCGATTAATAGCGGTAAAGTTTTTAAATATGTAACCAAACCCTGGGAAGCAGAGCATCTTAAAGAAATTGTCAGCCAAGCCTTAGATACCCACAGCGTCTTAAAAGTTCGGACAGATGAGTTGAGTCGCAGTCTGCGTCGAGAATCCCTACTCAACACCGTCATCAATACGATTCGCAACGCTCAACTCGGACGAACGGAAGATTCGCCCCTGCAACAGGTGTTGCAAACAATTGTGAATACGGTGGGACAGGTAATCGGCGTTGATATTTGTATCTTGCGTCCCTTTGAAGGCAAGACATTGGGCAAAAAGTCTTTTGTGTACCAGAAATCTCCCGAATCGTCAGAGGAGTCGATCGCGTCCAATCTCAAGTTTACGCTTTGGGAAACTCGCGAGGTTGAGGTTATTCACGATATCGCCACAGAAGAGCGCTTTAATGAGGTGACAGAGGCGAATTCCAAAAACCTGGAAGCCTTTAAAAATGCCGATATTTGTTCGACGCTGATTGTGCCTTTGATCGGTCAACTGGATTTGGTTGCAGTCATGGCACTCCATCGCTGCGGACAGCCTCAATCCTGGAACGACGATGAGATTCAACTTGCGGTGATGGTTGCGGATCAAGCGGCACTTGCCATTTCCCAAGCACGGGCTTACGAACAAGTCGAATCTCTCGCTCAACGAGAAGTGCTGATCAATACGATCACCACGGCAATTCGCTCGACCCTCGATCCCCAAGAAATTTTTGCTGCGATCACCCAGCAGTTGGGCATTAGTTTGGATGTGGATGGCTGTGCGCTATCTCTTTGGACGGAAGAGGATGAGTTTGTTCGGTGCGTGGGGTTGTACGAGAAGGATTCTCGCGCGGTCGCGAGCGAGGATTGCATCGATCCGGCACTGGACGCTTCAATCGAGGAAGAAAGCCCAGATTCAAACGCGCACTCCTCAACAGATCCGTCCCAATTACCCCAATCGGTTGTCCCCATCGCAGGCAATCCCGTTCTCCAGAAGTTGCTCAACACCCAAAAACCCGTTGTCCTTCCGGATATGGACGCGCAGGAAACCGAACCGATGAAGGGAGAAGATTTACCCTTGCGCTTAAAAACGAGAGCGCTGTTGGTGGTTCCCTTGCTCGTTGATGGCAATATTATTGGCAGCATTTCCCTGCGCCAAACCAGCAAACCCCGTCGCTGGAATATTGCGGATATCGAACTCGCCCAAGCCGTTGCTTCCCAAGCCGCGATCGCGGTACAGCAATCCCGACTCTATCAAAAAACCCGACAGCAAGCAGAACGCCTCCTGGAGTTGGATCGTCAAAAAACCGAATTCTTCCAAAACATCTCCCACGAATTTCGCACTCCCCTGACGTTGATGATCGGTCCTTTGGAGTCGGTAACCAATCGCAAACAAGATCTAGACTGCGATCGCGCCCAAATCGTTTTGCGCAATTCCCGCCGCTTGCTGCGCTTAGTCAACCAATTGCTCGATCTCCAGCGCCTCGATGCGGGACGAATGCAAGGGAATTTTTGTCCTTGCGATCTGGGAGACTTTATTCACCACATTGTCGATACTTTCCGTCCCTATTGCGAAAAAAAAGGACTCAACCTCCACGCCGAGATCGAGTCCTGCGAGTCGGTGCATCTTGATGTGGAAAAATTTGACAAGGTTCTCTACAACCTTCTATCCAATGCTATGAAATTTACGCCTGTTGGGGGGAGTATTATCGTTCGATTAAAGATGGCGCGCGGTCGCATATGCTTGCAAGTGCGAGATACCGGAATAGGAATTGCCGCATCTCAACTCCCCTTCCTCTTCGATCGCTTTCGCCAAGCAGAAGGGTCGATTAATCGTTCCTACGAAGGCACGGGATTGGGATTGGCACTGGTGAAGGAAATGGTGGAACTCCACGGCGGAACTGTTGAAGTAGAATCGATTCAAGCCGAGCGAGCGAGCGAAGAGCGCGAGGGTCATTCGAGTACGACCTTAATCGCCAACGCCCTACAAACCGGAACGACATTCACCATTTTGCTGCCAACGGGAATCGAACATTTACCGCCAGAGCAAGTCCAAGACGCACCGGTAGAAATCCAAGCGGCTCGCGCTGCGGTGGAATTAGCGGACTTAGAAGCGGAGTTGATCGACATCGAACAAGACACAGAAAGCGATCTTGAGGATGCACCTCTCCCGGACTCCAATACATCGCGCGTTCTCGTTGTGGACGATAACCCGGATTTGCGGACTTATGTTTCTCAAATTCTGCGATCTGAAGGGTATTACGTTCGCACCGCACGCAATGGAGAAGAAGGATTCGAGCGCGTCAAAACCGATCGTCCCCATCTCGTTGTCACCGATTTGATGATGCCCAAGGTTTCTGGGATCGATTTGATTCGCTTAGTGCGCAACGAACCGGAATACAAGGGAACCCCCATTATTCTTTTAACGGCGAAAGCTGATGAAGCAAGTCGCATAGAGGGAACCGAACAAGGAGCAGATTCTTACCTTTCCAAACCCTTCAACGATCGCGAACTCCTTGCAGAAGTCCGCAATCTCCTGTCCCTTAAGGAAAACGAGAAACGGGTTCAAGAACTCAACCAATACCTGACCGAATCGGTTTTGAGTCGCTTTTTGCCGCCGACAATGGTTCAACGGGCCGCCCAAGGGGAGTTAACCCTCGATTTGCAACCAGAACCCCGTTTGGTGACAATTTTGTTTAGCGATATTGTCGGTTTTACGCCGCTTTCTAATACCCTGCAATCGCGCGGCATTGCTCAAGTTCTCAATGAGTATTTAGAGGCAATGACAGAGGTGATTTTTGCTAATGGCGGAACGGTTGATAAGTTTATGGGCGATGCCATTGTTGCTTTATTTGGCCCTCCCGAAGAATTGGAACCCAATGTGCAAGTGGAGCGTGCTATTGCTGCGGCGCGAGGCATGATCGTCGCCTTGGAGAAGCTCAACCGACGTTGGCAAGAGCAGGGGATTTTGGGGAATGGAGTTCCGTTGGTTCAGTTTCGCTGCGGCATTCATCAAGGAACGGCAGTTGTGGGGATGTTTGGCAGCAATCAACGTTCGGACTATACCGCGATCGGTCCGGCGGTGAATATTGCTTCTCGACTGCAAGAGGCGGCAAATCCCAACTCAATTCTCGTTTCTGCTGAGGTTGCAGATTATCTCCAAGACAGCGAGTTGAGCAAATGCAACCCTTTAAAACTTAAAGGCATCGACGGAACCGTGTTGGGTTGTCTGGTCAGTGTGACGCAGGCTTGA
- a CDS encoding Mur ligase family protein, whose amino-acid sequence MELIDKIRLGIAVGIAKVVTFVVRGLGLGAASVLPGEIARRAHPRLLPLLFKQAKKGVILIVGTNGKTTTSLLLRKILENKQFKVAHNATGANLINGLITALLESTNLIGQLQVDYAILEVDENILPLVLKDCQPQYILGLNLFRDQLDRYGEVDTISLRWQRAIAPLPESTVIVLNADDPTLSNLGQNLSQKVLFFGLSEPKLYLERIPHAVDSIYCPRCGHSLDYQGVYLSHLGDYRCPSCDFQKSPLALKSKEWGQILIGVYNKYNTLAAGLLAQEMGIDTPSIFQTIANFKAAFGRAEELTASGKHVRILLSKNPVGMNETLRAVSQIKATGKSSVTLVVLNDRTPDGTDVSWIWDVDTEELAALGGTIIVSGDRVYDMALRLKYSQDSLEPGENPLQLIIKEDLPEAVSVALERTPEDETLHILPTYSAMLEVRQLLTGRKIL is encoded by the coding sequence ATGGAACTCATTGACAAAATACGTTTAGGAATCGCCGTTGGAATTGCCAAAGTTGTTACATTCGTTGTGCGAGGATTGGGTTTAGGAGCAGCAAGCGTTTTACCTGGAGAAATTGCCCGCCGCGCTCACCCTCGATTGCTCCCATTGTTATTTAAACAAGCGAAAAAGGGCGTTATTCTGATTGTCGGAACGAATGGCAAGACGACGACTTCTTTATTATTGCGAAAAATCCTAGAGAACAAACAGTTTAAAGTTGCTCATAATGCCACAGGTGCAAACCTAATTAATGGGTTAATTACAGCTCTTTTAGAGAGTACCAATTTAATCGGTCAATTGCAGGTAGATTATGCAATTTTAGAGGTCGATGAAAACATTTTGCCTCTGGTGTTAAAAGATTGTCAGCCTCAATATATTTTAGGGTTGAATCTATTTCGAGATCAGCTCGATCGTTACGGGGAGGTGGATACAATTAGTTTACGCTGGCAGCGCGCGATCGCGCCCCTTCCAGAAAGTACCGTTATCGTCCTCAACGCAGACGATCCCACCCTCTCCAATCTCGGTCAAAACCTCTCGCAAAAAGTCCTATTTTTTGGACTCAGCGAACCCAAACTCTACCTCGAACGCATCCCCCATGCTGTCGATTCAATCTACTGTCCCCGGTGCGGACATTCTCTCGATTATCAAGGGGTTTATTTATCCCATTTAGGAGATTATCGCTGTCCGTCCTGCGACTTTCAAAAAAGTCCTCTCGCCCTCAAAAGCAAAGAATGGGGACAAATCCTCATCGGTGTTTATAACAAATACAATACCCTCGCGGCAGGACTACTGGCACAGGAAATGGGAATCGATACCCCTTCAATTTTTCAAACCATTGCCAATTTTAAAGCCGCTTTTGGTCGCGCGGAAGAATTAACTGCTTCTGGGAAACACGTTCGGATTTTACTTTCAAAAAACCCCGTTGGGATGAACGAAACCCTGCGCGCCGTCAGCCAAATTAAAGCCACAGGAAAATCCTCTGTCACCCTCGTCGTTCTCAACGATCGCACGCCGGATGGAACTGACGTTTCCTGGATTTGGGACGTGGATACCGAGGAGCTAGCCGCATTAGGGGGGACAATTATTGTCAGTGGCGATCGCGTCTACGATATGGCATTGCGCCTCAAATACAGTCAGGACAGCCTCGAACCGGGAGAAAATCCTCTCCAACTGATTATTAAAGAAGACTTGCCAGAAGCTGTTTCTGTCGCCCTCGAACGCACGCCAGAGGACGAAACCCTCCATATCCTTCCCACCTATTCCGCCATGCTAGAAGTGCGCCAATTGCTAACGGGACGAAAAATTTTGTAA
- the chlG gene encoding chlorophyll synthase ChlG, which produces MTQDDTKTQNQSKTRQLLGMKGAASGESNIWKIRLQLMKPITWIPLIWGVVCGAASSGGYVWGVEDILKAAACMLLSGPLMAGYTQTLNDFYDREIDAINEPYRPIPSGAISVPQVAAQILILLFVGLGLSYGLDVWAGHTFPIMLCLTLGGAFLAYIYSAPPLKLKQNGWLGNYALGSSYIALPWWAGHALFGELNWTIVVLTLFYSLAGLGIAVVNDFKSVEGDRQLGLKSLPVMFGITTAAWICVCAIDIFQAGIAGYLISIHENLYATILLLLIIPQITFQEMYFLRDPLKNDVKYQASAQPFLVLGMLVAGLALGHAGV; this is translated from the coding sequence ATGACACAAGACGATACAAAAACTCAGAACCAGTCTAAAACCCGGCAGCTTCTCGGCATGAAAGGCGCTGCATCCGGAGAAAGCAACATTTGGAAAATTCGGCTGCAATTGATGAAACCCATCACCTGGATTCCCCTGATTTGGGGCGTTGTCTGCGGTGCAGCCTCTTCTGGAGGGTACGTATGGGGTGTTGAAGATATCCTCAAAGCAGCCGCTTGTATGTTGCTCTCTGGCCCTTTGATGGCAGGGTACACCCAAACCCTCAACGATTTTTACGATCGCGAAATTGATGCCATTAACGAACCCTATCGTCCCATTCCCTCCGGCGCAATTTCCGTCCCTCAAGTCGCCGCACAAATTCTAATCTTGCTCTTTGTAGGATTAGGCTTATCTTACGGACTCGATGTTTGGGCGGGTCACACCTTCCCAATTATGCTGTGTCTTACCCTAGGCGGTGCGTTCCTCGCTTATATTTACTCTGCTCCCCCCCTCAAACTCAAGCAGAATGGTTGGTTGGGCAACTATGCATTGGGATCGAGTTACATTGCCTTGCCTTGGTGGGCGGGTCATGCTTTATTCGGGGAATTGAATTGGACAATTGTCGTTTTAACGCTGTTCTATAGTTTGGCAGGCTTAGGGATTGCTGTCGTCAACGATTTTAAGAGCGTAGAGGGCGATCGCCAATTAGGTTTAAAATCCCTTCCCGTCATGTTTGGCATTACAACCGCAGCCTGGATTTGCGTTTGCGCGATCGATATTTTTCAAGCAGGAATTGCAGGTTATTTAATTAGCATTCACGAAAATCTCTACGCAACGATCCTGTTGTTATTGATTATTCCGCAAATTACATTCCAGGAAATGTACTTTTTGCGCGATCCTCTGAAAAATGACGTGAAGTATCAAGCCAGCGCGCAACCCTTCCTTGTTTTGGGGATGTTAGTGGCGGGTTTAGCATTAGGTCATGCGGGAGTTTAG